The region ACGTGTTGCTGGACCCGATCAAAGTGACGCTGGTGATGCCTGGCCTGAGCGCCGGAGGTGCCTTGAGCGAACGCGGAATTCCTGCGGCGGTCGTCAGCAAATTCCTCTGGGAGCGTGGGTTGGTGGTGGAGAAGACCGGGCTATATTCTTTCCTCGTGTTGTTTTCCATGGGGATCACCAAAGGCAAATGGAGTACCTTGCTCACCGAGTTGCTGGAGTTCAAGCGCAACTACGACGCTAACGTCAGCTTGGCCAGTTGTTTGCCATCGGTGTTTAAACAGGGGCCGGCGCGTTATCAAGGCCTGGGCTTGCGCGACCTGTGCGATCAATTGCACAGTTGTTACCGCAGCAATGCCACGGCCAGGCACCTCAAGCGCATGTACACGGTATTACCGGAAATTGCGATGAAACCCGCCGACGCCTACGATCAGTTGGTGCGGGGTGAAGTCGAAGCTGTTTCCATTGATGCCTTGTCAGGGCGCATCGCAGCCGTGATGCTGGTGCCTTATCCGCCGGGCATTCCGTTGATCATGCCGGGCGAGCGCTTTACCGAGGCGACGCGGTCGATCATCGACTACCTGGTGTTTGCCCGCACATTCGATAGCAGTTTCCCCGGTTTTGTCGCGGATGTTCATGGGTTGCAACACGAAGATGACGGCAATGGCCGTTGTTACACCGTCGATTGCATCAAGGGTTAAGAATGTTTATGCAAGCTGTAATGAACCCGAAGTATCCAGGGCTCAGTGTTCGGGTCGCCGACGAAGGTTTTGATGCCTACGTGTGGGGCAATGATTTCAGCTTTGAGGTCAGCGGCTATGGTGTGCCGGAAATGGGCAGGCGTGTCGACCAATGGGCCGTGGAGCGCATCCTGCCGTACCGCAAGTGTTATGGCATCGACCCGGAAGAGTTCGCCAGTTTTCGCGACGCACCCGACAGCGCGATTTTTATGGCTTACCTGGATGACCGTGCGGTAGGGCATGTCGTGGTCAGCACCAACTGGAACGGTTTTGCCCACGTTGACGAACTGGCGGTGGCCTTGCCTGCGCGGCGGCATGGGGTGGCCAAGGCGCTGCTGGACGTGGCGCAGTTCTGGGCGCGCAAGAAAAACCTGCCGGGCATGATGCTCGAAACCCAGAACAACAACCTCGGCGCCTGCCGCCTGTATGAGCGTTGCGGGTATGTGATGGGCGGGATTGATCAACTGCGTTATCGCGGGATTGATCCGCAAACCCGCGAAGTGGCGATTTTCTGGTACCGGTTGTTCAAGACGGAACTCGAACAGGCTTAGCTTGCCAACAGGCTTTCTGCCTTTTGCGTGACAATTTCCAGCAACGCATTCAGCGCGGGTGACGTCACGCCCTCTTTGAGGGTCAGCGCGTACAGATTAACCATGATCGGCGGCGACACCGGGCACGCATCCAGCCCAGCCTCTGGAGCGCCAAAGGCGGTGAACGGATCGACAATCGCCAGGCCTTCGCCGGCTTCCACCATGCTGCGCATCATCTGGTAGGTCTGCACACGCGTTTGCACCACTGGCAGCGGGCGCAGGGCTTGCAGTTTGGCGTCCAACTGACGGCTGAGCGGGTCATGCCCTTCAAGCCCGATCAACGACTGCCCGGCCAGGTCCTGCAGCGCAATGTACTTTTGCTTGGGTTTCAGCCAGCCATGGGGCGCGAGCAATTGCAGCTTGCCTTGGGCCAGTACGGTGCTGTGGATTTGCGGGTGTTGCGGGTCCTGCAGGCTCAGGCCCACATCGGCTTCGTGCAGCAGCAGGCTCCTGACAATCTCCCGGGTTGGCTGGCTCGACAGGTTGCACGGCGTGTCCTGGAAGCGCCGGCGCAGTACGGCGATGCTTTGCGGTAACAGTTGATTGGCCAGGGGCTGGGTGCACAGGGCACGCAGGGTCGGCGCGTGATGGTGTTTCAAGCGGCTGGCCAGGCGTTGTACCGGTTCCAGTGCTTCATAGAGATGGGCGATTTGTGCCTGCAGCTCCAAGGTCTCTCGCGTCGCTTGCAAACGCCCGCGCACACTGGCAAACAGCATGAAACCCAATTGGAGTTCGGCATCCTTGAGCGTTGCCTCCACATCGCCCACGGGGAGTTGCAACCATTCGGCGGCCGTGCCGAGGTGTCCGGTCTGCAAGATGGCCTGAATCACTTCGATATGACGTAAACGCATCGCCGGAGTCTATGTTCAGTGCGGTGGGGTTTCAATGGCTGGGGAAAAAAGAGCACGAGCATGGCCGGGTGTCGGCTACCGTTAGCGTGTATACAACTGCAACGATCAGGTCATATAAGAACGTATCAGCCGAGGAACAATGGGGAGCCTTACAATGCCAGGACGTACCACAATCGGAAAGATCCCCGGCCAGCGTGGCTTTACGCGTTGGGCGGTGCTGGTGGTGTTGATCATCATTGGCTTGCTGGCCTTTGCGGTGGGGCCACGTTTACTCGGTGAGGTAACCATAACGGAAATTGCCACGGCGAAAGCCCAGGTGGCCGAACTGGGGAAGGCGCTCGAGCAGTTCCATCAAGACATTGGCCGTTACCCCACTGATGAAGAAGGCCTGGAGGCACTGACCACAGCACCCGACGGCGAGGCGAAATGGAAGGGGCCTTATGTGAGCGAAGACCTGCTGGCCGACCCTTGGGGCATTGCCTATCAGTACCACTATCCGCCCACTCAATCCAAAACGCCGTTCGACCTGTTCTCGTTTGGCAAGGACCGCACGCTGGGCGGTGTCGGGGAGAACAAGGATATTACCTACGGCGACAACTGATTCATCTGGCATTACCCATCGACCTGATTAGAATGGCGCATCTGATCATCAACGACCAATGCCGGTTACTCGGCACTTAAAACAAAAACAGGTCCGGTCTCACATGCCTAAACCCTCGATATTCCTCGGGGTAACGGCCAAGCAACTTCTGGTCCTGGTGACCGTTGGGGGCGTGGCTGCTTATCTCTTCAATAATCACGATGAACACACGCCGGAAAATCTCGCCCTTGAGGCGTTTATCCGTTCCCAGGAACAGGTGGGCGAGCAGGTGGGCGCGGTGCTGGAAATTGCGTTGGTCAGGCAGGTGGTTGCCTATCCCGGTTACGGCACGTCGGGCTACAAGCGATCGCTGTATGCCGTCGAAGGGGAGCGGGGGCAATTGATGGTGACGCTCAGGCAAATGGACGGTGAGCAGGGCGTCGAGGTGACGGAAATACGTCGGCCGTGATCACCCAGCCCAGTCAACGCCATCAATGGCCAGGACTGAGCAGGTCGATAAGGCGGGATCTTATGAGGCGAGAACCGTTGGCGATTCGCGGGTGATAACGGTCCCCGACTGGATCAATCTGAATTCTTCGCCGTCCAGTTTCTCTACACGATCGCCAATGGCCAGCTTGTAGGTAGTGGTGGGCGCCGAGCCAGCCGGGTCGCTTTGCGCCGGGTTGGATTCCTGGAACTCATGCACCGAATACACGCGTCCTTCCGCGTCTCTGGCATGGAACTGTCCGACAAGTACTGCAGCCATCTGTTTAGAACCTCTGGAGATAAACACTCGATTTGCGGTTCTGTAGACCGTCATGGAGCGGGGTAGTTTACCTATGGAAAAAAAATACTATTCGTTGATGTTTTCAGACGCTTCCTACGCGAGCTACGGCGAGTCAAACGTCTTGGGGATGATCAAAACCTTCTGGTGAACCCGTCGCGAAGACTCTATAACTACAAGCTCCTTTAGTCAGACGTCGGGAAAACCCCAATGAGCAAGGTCTACACGATTGCCGTCCTGGTCGGCAGCTTGAGAAAAGAGTCGATCAACCGCAAGGTCGCCCTGGCGTTGGCCGAACTGGCCCCTGCCAATCTCAAATTGAACATTGTTGAAATTGGCGATTTGCCGCTCTACAACGAGGACATCGACGGGGCATCACCGCCCGCAGCCTACAGTACTTTCCGTCAGCAGGTACGTTCATCCGACGCGGTGCTGTTCGTGACCCCGGAATACAACCGTTCCGTGCCTGCGCCGTTGAAGAATGCCATCGACGTTGGTTCGCGACCGTACGGGCAAAGCGTCTACAGCGGCAAGCCTG is a window of Pseudomonas antarctica DNA encoding:
- a CDS encoding LysR substrate-binding domain-containing protein, which translates into the protein MRLRHIEVIQAILQTGHLGTAAEWLQLPVGDVEATLKDAELQLGFMLFASVRGRLQATRETLELQAQIAHLYEALEPVQRLASRLKHHHAPTLRALCTQPLANQLLPQSIAVLRRRFQDTPCNLSSQPTREIVRSLLLHEADVGLSLQDPQHPQIHSTVLAQGKLQLLAPHGWLKPKQKYIALQDLAGQSLIGLEGHDPLSRQLDAKLQALRPLPVVQTRVQTYQMMRSMVEAGEGLAIVDPFTAFGAPEAGLDACPVSPPIMVNLYALTLKEGVTSPALNALLEIVTQKAESLLAS
- the gspG gene encoding type II secretion system major pseudopilin GspG; this translates as MPGRTTIGKIPGQRGFTRWAVLVVLIIIGLLAFAVGPRLLGEVTITEIATAKAQVAELGKALEQFHQDIGRYPTDEEGLEALTTAPDGEAKWKGPYVSEDLLADPWGIAYQYHYPPTQSKTPFDLFSFGKDRTLGGVGENKDITYGDN
- a CDS encoding NADPH-dependent FMN reductase, whose amino-acid sequence is MSKVYTIAVLVGSLRKESINRKVALALAELAPANLKLNIVEIGDLPLYNEDIDGASPPAAYSTFRQQVRSSDAVLFVTPEYNRSVPAPLKNAIDVGSRPYGQSVYSGKPGAIISVSPGAIGGFGANHHLRQSLVFLDVPCMQQPEAYLGGAGSVFDEAGKVSEKTKPFLQAFIDAYGKWVEKQSG
- a CDS encoding GNAT family N-acetyltransferase, producing MQAVMNPKYPGLSVRVADEGFDAYVWGNDFSFEVSGYGVPEMGRRVDQWAVERILPYRKCYGIDPEEFASFRDAPDSAIFMAYLDDRAVGHVVVSTNWNGFAHVDELAVALPARRHGVAKALLDVAQFWARKKNLPGMMLETQNNNLGACRLYERCGYVMGGIDQLRYRGIDPQTREVAIFWYRLFKTELEQA